The following proteins come from a genomic window of Paenibacillus swuensis:
- a CDS encoding helix-turn-helix domain-containing protein has protein sequence MAQGNKPNMGILHRQEGERNFRLMRYTPSEEVGRFVMHYWTVSWNLEGQPPYEQHVVPNPCVNLVVERGRTAVYGPGKEKFAYHLAGQGRVFGVKFKPGGFYPFTRKSVSGLSDEPQSVKEVLGIDAIDLEQIILNDPSEESMVRKMENLLIHKLPPWDETVEHITNIVEIVARSREVTRVDTLCETVHMNVRTLQRLFEQYVGVSPKWVIQLYRLQNAAEQLERDVLIDWISVAADLGYYDQSHFIKDFRTVIGQTPEEYMRAINVSK, from the coding sequence ATGGCGCAAGGAAACAAACCGAACATGGGGATCCTTCATAGGCAAGAGGGTGAACGAAATTTCCGGCTTATGCGATATACTCCCTCCGAAGAGGTCGGACGCTTTGTGATGCATTATTGGACCGTTAGCTGGAATTTAGAAGGGCAACCTCCTTATGAACAACATGTCGTGCCCAATCCATGTGTCAACTTGGTGGTGGAGCGCGGGAGAACAGCGGTGTATGGGCCGGGTAAAGAGAAGTTTGCCTATCATCTTGCCGGTCAAGGCCGAGTGTTCGGGGTGAAGTTTAAACCCGGCGGGTTCTACCCTTTCACGCGTAAATCAGTCAGTGGTCTATCGGATGAGCCCCAGTCTGTGAAGGAAGTACTCGGGATTGATGCCATAGATTTAGAACAAATTATTCTTAACGATCCGAGTGAAGAGAGCATGGTACGGAAAATGGAAAATCTGTTGATCCACAAGCTTCCGCCTTGGGACGAAACCGTGGAACACATCACCAACATCGTGGAAATAGTGGCCCGGAGCCGTGAAGTTACGAGAGTGGATACGCTGTGTGAAACAGTCCATATGAACGTGAGAACGTTGCAACGCCTCTTCGAGCAGTACGTCGGGGTTAGCCCGAAGTGGGTTATTCAACTTTATCGATTGCAAAATGCGGCAGAACAGCTAGAACGCGATGTGCTTATAGACTGGATCTCTGTTGCTGCGGATCTGGGATATTATGATCAGTCCCATTTCATTAAAGATTTCAGAACGGTAATCGGGCAAACGCCAGAGGAATATATGAGAGCGATAAATGTAAGTAAATAA
- a CDS encoding TasA family protein, producing the protein MSLKKQLGLAMVTTALGATLVAGGSFALFTSSAQNTGNTFASGTVKVSLDKPEGTKYFDISNIAPGDNGSTQLTVTNGGSLELRYDLAQNLTGDLAWGTDGVKITIKDSAGNVIVPGDNNRVLAPAASEVLTVKWELPLAADDRYQNKTAQLGLTVNAEQTKNNQ; encoded by the coding sequence ATGAGTTTGAAAAAACAATTAGGTTTGGCTATGGTTACAACAGCATTGGGCGCAACACTGGTAGCAGGCGGATCTTTCGCACTGTTCACGAGCTCGGCTCAGAATACAGGCAACACGTTTGCATCCGGTACCGTCAAAGTGAGCTTGGACAAGCCTGAGGGTACGAAGTATTTTGACATTTCCAATATCGCACCGGGCGACAACGGGTCTACTCAACTTACCGTAACGAACGGCGGTTCCCTGGAATTGCGTTATGATCTGGCTCAGAACCTCACCGGCGATCTTGCATGGGGTACGGACGGAGTAAAGATTACGATTAAAGACAGCGCGGGCAATGTGATTGTTCCGGGCGACAACAACCGTGTGCTGGCACCTGCTGCAAGTGAAGTGCTGACTGTGAAGTGGGAGCTTCCGCTGGCCGCTGACGACAGATATCAGAACAAGACTGCACAACTGG
- the sipW gene encoding signal peptidase I SipW yields the protein MSELVRHRKEKPGVWRRIAKVFSNLITILLVLLFTVVIVFSVSSRISGGAPQLLGYEIMTVLSGSMEPGIQTGSVIALKPVENAEGFKSGDVITFRSPEDQNIIITHRIQEVQSVNGAVQYITKGDNNDAQDAQPIPSDHIIASYVNFTIPWLGYLFTFIKSTAGVVLLMIVPGALLILWQMANLYRTISRMEDTKEAVPAVETK from the coding sequence ATGTCCGAGCTCGTACGGCATAGGAAAGAAAAGCCCGGTGTTTGGCGAAGGATTGCTAAAGTATTCAGCAATCTGATCACGATCCTCTTAGTGCTGCTGTTCACAGTTGTCATCGTATTCTCAGTTTCTTCCCGTATTTCCGGGGGAGCGCCTCAGTTGTTGGGATATGAAATCATGACCGTGCTGTCCGGTTCGATGGAACCCGGTATTCAAACAGGATCTGTCATTGCCTTGAAACCGGTGGAGAATGCGGAGGGTTTTAAATCAGGGGATGTCATTACTTTTAGATCACCGGAAGATCAGAACATCATCATTACCCATCGAATTCAGGAGGTACAGTCTGTCAACGGGGCGGTTCAATACATCACAAAGGGCGATAACAACGATGCCCAAGATGCGCAGCCGATCCCTTCTGACCATATTATTGCATCCTATGTGAATTTCACCATTCCATGGCTGGGATATCTCTTCACGTTTATTAAATCCACCGCGGGTGTGGTGCTTCTGATGATTGTCCCGGGAGCGTTGCTGATTCTTTGGCAGATGGCGAACCTGTACCGAACGATTTCCAGAATGGAAGATACCAAAGAGGCCGTTCCGGCCGTAGAAACCAAGTAA
- the hflX gene encoding GTPase HflX has product MEQLKEKAIIMGVHLANRPDFAYAMEELSNLAEACHIELAGELTQKVTRIVPSTYIGKGKIQELSELIEEKGASLVISNDELTPSQIRNLESSLDCKVIDRTVLILEIFAERAQTRESQLQVEIAQLQYMLPRLVGLRTSLGRQGGGSGMINRGSGETKRELDRRRIEERITALQAELEMLVTRRQTQRKQRRKNEVPVVCLVGYTNAGKSSLMNAILQQYNRGTTKQVLAKDMLFATLETSVRNINLPDRKSFLLTDTVGFVSQLPHHLVKAFRSTLEEVAEADLLIHVVDLSSPEYTKQMEVTKHTLKELGASEIPVIIAYNKADLTEYPYPQIEGDSVYLSAREHRGIDEMAQVIRDQVFQQYVHCEMIIPYDQSRLVAYFNEHAHVTETSYEEDGTRLKMECRASDLEQYRELLHQANL; this is encoded by the coding sequence ATGGAACAACTTAAAGAGAAAGCGATAATCATGGGGGTTCACCTTGCGAACCGGCCTGATTTTGCATATGCCATGGAAGAATTAAGCAACCTTGCGGAAGCATGCCATATCGAGTTGGCAGGCGAGCTCACCCAGAAAGTCACGCGGATCGTTCCCTCCACTTATATCGGCAAGGGAAAGATTCAAGAGCTATCTGAGCTTATTGAAGAAAAGGGCGCTTCCCTCGTCATCAGTAACGATGAGCTGACCCCTTCCCAGATTCGCAATCTGGAATCTTCTCTTGACTGTAAAGTTATAGACCGCACGGTTCTGATTCTTGAAATTTTCGCGGAACGCGCGCAAACAAGGGAATCCCAACTTCAAGTAGAAATTGCTCAGCTTCAATATATGCTACCCCGATTAGTGGGACTTCGTACGTCATTGGGCCGTCAAGGAGGCGGTTCCGGTATGATTAATCGAGGCTCCGGGGAAACAAAACGCGAGCTTGACCGCCGCCGGATCGAAGAACGAATTACGGCGTTGCAAGCCGAACTGGAGATGCTCGTAACCCGGCGCCAAACGCAACGAAAGCAACGTCGTAAGAACGAAGTTCCCGTCGTGTGTCTAGTCGGCTATACGAATGCGGGGAAATCCAGCTTGATGAATGCTATTTTGCAACAATATAACAGGGGAACGACCAAGCAAGTACTCGCCAAAGACATGTTGTTCGCCACCTTGGAGACATCTGTCCGAAACATCAACTTACCCGACCGTAAATCGTTCTTGCTCACCGATACTGTCGGCTTTGTCAGCCAGTTGCCCCACCATTTGGTTAAAGCCTTTAGGTCCACCTTGGAGGAAGTCGCCGAAGCCGATCTGTTGATTCACGTTGTGGACCTGTCAAGTCCGGAGTACACCAAGCAGATGGAAGTTACGAAGCACACGTTGAAGGAGCTGGGAGCGTCGGAAATACCGGTCATCATCGCTTATAATAAGGCGGATTTGACGGAGTATCCTTACCCTCAAATCGAAGGTGACTCGGTTTACCTATCTGCCCGGGAACATCGGGGAATAGATGAGATGGCCCAGGTAATTCGCGATCAAGTATTTCAACAATATGTACATTGCGAGATGATCATCCCTTATGATCAAAGCCGTCTCGTTGCCTACTTCAATGAACACGCCCATGTCACTGAAACGAGTTACGAAGAGGACGGCACCCGGTTGAAAATGGAATGTCGCGCATCAGATTTGGAACAGTATCGGGAATTACTCCACCAGGCAAACTTATAA
- a CDS encoding response regulator transcription factor: MIKVVVIDSYPLVRRGLIAVLSTESDIVLAGEGETEEEAYNLLETAKPDICIMNNKLNDRCGLQLIKEFKERGITTKFIYLTSMMTSDQLSAAELIMVDGYVMKEALPEELLYAIRLLQRGRRYYDPSLMEIKVRKDIYPFEELTFKEKEVLGLLGLGLNNKEIAVRLFVSEYTVKKHVSQVLAKLRLPDRTQAALYANSKGIVRYGRIS; the protein is encoded by the coding sequence ATGATAAAGGTTGTAGTCATTGATTCATATCCTTTAGTCAGACGGGGACTCATTGCAGTGTTATCGACGGAATCCGATATTGTATTGGCCGGTGAGGGAGAGACGGAAGAAGAAGCGTACAACTTGTTAGAGACCGCGAAGCCGGATATTTGTATCATGAACAACAAGCTTAATGATCGATGCGGATTACAGTTGATTAAAGAGTTCAAGGAACGCGGTATAACAACCAAGTTTATTTATCTGACATCCATGATGACAAGCGATCAACTGAGCGCGGCGGAACTGATTATGGTCGATGGATATGTGATGAAGGAAGCTTTACCGGAAGAGCTGTTATATGCGATTCGCTTGCTTCAGCGGGGGCGAAGATATTACGATCCGAGCCTGATGGAGATCAAGGTGAGAAAAGATATATATCCGTTCGAAGAGTTGACATTCAAGGAGAAGGAAGTGCTAGGCCTGCTGGGACTTGGTCTGAATAATAAGGAAATCGCGGTGAGACTGTTCGTCTCGGAATATACGGTCAAGAAGCACGTTAGCCAAGTATTGGCGAAGTTAAGATTGCCGGATCGTACACAAGCCGCCTTATATGCCAATTCCAAAGGCATCGTCAGATACGGAAGAATTTCATAG
- a CDS encoding SRPBCC domain-containing protein, protein MDLRYEFYINATREDVWHALISTEGTKALLFGSVLKSDFNVGDSYAYVGPGNEGEDTVHVYGTILAYEPNVQLSLLEHPGPSYRENHEELQSRITFMLETVGQCTKLTLINDQWTENHPSRESTEKSWWMILSNLKTYVETGKTLDFGW, encoded by the coding sequence ATGGATTTAAGATACGAGTTTTATATCAATGCAACGCGGGAGGACGTCTGGCACGCGCTGATTTCCACGGAAGGTACGAAGGCTTTACTATTCGGCAGTGTGCTGAAATCGGATTTCAACGTGGGTGATTCGTATGCTTATGTTGGCCCCGGGAATGAAGGAGAAGATACCGTTCATGTATACGGCACAATTCTTGCGTATGAACCGAATGTACAACTTAGCTTACTGGAGCACCCGGGTCCATCTTATAGGGAGAATCACGAGGAGCTGCAATCCCGCATCACCTTCATGTTAGAGACGGTTGGCCAGTGTACGAAGCTGACGCTGATTAACGATCAGTGGACGGAGAACCATCCCTCTCGCGAGAGCACGGAAAAGAGCTGGTGGATGATTCTAAGCAATCTGAAGACCTATGTGGAAACGGGAAAAACGTTAGATTTCGGTTGGTAA